Genomic DNA from Lactuca sativa cultivar Salinas chromosome 8, Lsat_Salinas_v11, whole genome shotgun sequence:
GAACCCCGATGACActaaaaacaacaacaaaaagtATTTGTGGCTCTGCATTGGCGAGGATGATGGCCATTTGTTGGTAAAAGAAAAGATAAGGTTACCAGAGTATATCTATTTTAATGATCATTTTAGTGAACAACTCTTAATTATTTGTATAATTTTTATCACTTATTTATAAAGTAAATAGAAAGAGAGTCAATTATGTCATTTGacatgtatatatttttttaaaaaaccaaataaaatttGCCAAAAAAAGATTTTAAATCTAATCCAAATCAACCAAGCAAACATAAAAGAGACTTTAAATTCTTTAAGTTCCAAATCCTTCAAAATTTAACTACTTCAAAATATTCAAAATCTCACAAAATACAATATTACAATCCAAACGCCAATTAAACTTCTAGTTAAAAAGAAACAATTATTAAAAGCTAATTACTTCGGAACCAAACGATTTAATCTCCCACAGTAAAAGAATTTTGAATCATCGTGTAACTGTATATACCTCACTCATTCACATAAAAAGTCAAACATGCATCCGCTCACTTAAAGATTGAGTATACCAAACAATTGTGAGCTACATAGCCTTTAGTTTTACCCATTGATTTATTTCCTATTGCTAATATTTTAGGATGGAACTCTTAAATGTCTAACTTTCTAGAGTTCGAGGTATTGGCAAACGGACTTCGCTATTGCTCCAATTGATCAAAAGGCACATAAAGGGTTTTGAAATTAAGTGTTCTGTTTTTTACTTTACTTAATTTGACTCGCAATACTCAAATCAGTGGACTTTATTTTAATCGCTATTTGGCGTGCCGCAACATGTGTATTATTTTAGGATAAGTTCAAAAACTAAGtacatatatattttattattactatACACAATAAAAATTATTCTTTTCATCTATAATGTGATTTGTTTTATACTTTACTTTATCACAACAATGTGAATGTAATTTTTATACACgtagtaataattcaataatATTAACGTATGTAACGGACTAAATGAAATCCAACTATTTAAATCAATAAACCAGTTCAAATGATTTTTTATCGGTTCTATTACACCACTTTAACCCGGTTTTTGAAGCAACCATTCAGTTGATCCGGTCTAGAAAATAACATAAAACTGGTTCTTATTGAATCACTCTTGTCTTTGGTTCCCAATTACATTTTAGACTAGCCGATTCAAACCGGGTTTTAAAACATTATATGAAAGTATGTGTCAATGATGGGATAATCCattgaactcaatgagttcaatGGGTTTTAGATGTTATGACTTTCTCCTTTTATTCTTGAAATTATAATCATGCTAACTTAGACCCTCAATTTTTGTAATTATATCGATTtgtccaatatcacataatataacagCTACAATTACCAAATCAATACAATTACAAAAGTTTAGGATCTGGCACATCTAAATATTCCACAACTAAATGGTGACAACCACAATTGACAATACCTCTATAGTCTAGTCTAGTTTGTCATTAATCCGCGTATAGatggttttatttaaaaaaaactaaaatatagTTCCCTATATACTTTACCAATTATTTATGCAAGATTGCTGCTGTGTGCAACTTTACATGGTCACAAGTTACTTGACTTATAATTTGGCCATCAACTATACTGCTTTACATGAATAACCAAACGGTCAAATACTTGTAGCCGTGATGCATATATATGAACGCCATAGATGTGGTGTCATTTCTCATTCTTGATTACATTGTTAATTAATACTCCTATATCACATTCTTGACTAAAACTTGCTACTGCCAATATGGTGGTGGATACTCGAAATGTTGTCTTCTTTACTGTCTTTTTCTTTGTTGTACATTACCTTCTTATCAGGTGGCGTGAGAAGATTCGTAATTCTACACCTATTCATGTTGTCACTGTGTCCGAGATGGCAGCCATTATCACATTTGTCGGATCTTGTATCTATCTTCTTCTTTACTTCGGCACTACCCTCGTTCACCACACACACTTTTCAGACGACGAGGAAGCAGAAGAAACAAAAAACCATTCAGCCATCGGTTGCAAATTTGATGTGTTGTTAACACATGCTGAAAAGAAAGAAACAACCACCGGAGAGGATGAGGAGGTGATTCAAGCGGTGGTTTCAGGTAAAACACCATCGTATTTACTTGAATCAAAGCTTGGAGACTGCAAGCGTGCTGTTTTCATCAGAAGAGTGGCGTTAGAGAGAATCACCGGAAAGTCTCTGGAAGGTTTGCCGGTAGATGGGTTTGATTATGAATCGATTTTAGGACAATGTTGTGAGATGCCGGTAGGTTATGTCCAAATTCCGGTGGGTATCGCCGGCCCTTTGTTGTTGGACGGAATGGAGTTCTCCGTCCCCATGGGCACCACCGAAGGGTGTCTTGTGGCTAGCACGAATCGCGGTTGCAAGGCTATTTATGTCTCCGGTGGAGCCACTAGCGTGTTACTTAAAGATGGCATGACTCGCGCTCCAATCGTAAGGTTTGCCACTGCGAAGCGAGCTGCTGATTTGAAGTTCTTCTTAGAAGAACCACTCAACTTCCAGAATCTAGCTTCGGTCTTCGACAGGTAATTATAACTTTATAAGATAGTTTAATTTAAGTCATCATAACATGAACATGGCTTATTAACATGGTAAACTTGCATGGCAGATCAAGTCGATTTGCGAAGCTTCGGAAAATCCAATGTGCGATTGCCGGGAGAAATCTATACATAAGGTTTACCTGCAGCACCGGTGATGCAATGGGGATGAACATGGTTTCTAAAGGTGTTCAAAACGTTTTAGAGTATCTCCAGGCTAACTTTCCGGATATGGACGTGATTGGCATCTCCGGGAACTATTGT
This window encodes:
- the LOC111903697 gene encoding 3-hydroxy-3-methylglutaryl-coenzyme A reductase, with the protein product MVVDTRNVVFFTVFFFVVHYLLIRWREKIRNSTPIHVVTVSEMAAIITFVGSCIYLLLYFGTTLVHHTHFSDDEEAEETKNHSAIGCKFDVLLTHAEKKETTTGEDEEVIQAVVSGKTPSYLLESKLGDCKRAVFIRRVALERITGKSLEGLPVDGFDYESILGQCCEMPVGYVQIPVGIAGPLLLDGMEFSVPMGTTEGCLVASTNRGCKAIYVSGGATSVLLKDGMTRAPIVRFATAKRAADLKFFLEEPLNFQNLASVFDRSSRFAKLRKIQCAIAGRNLYIRFTCSTGDAMGMNMVSKGVQNVLEYLQANFPDMDVIGISGNYCSDKKPAAVNWIEGRGKSVVCEAIITEDVVKKVLKTTVASLVELNMLKNLTGSAMAGALGGFNAHASNIVSAVFLATGQDPAQNIESSHCITMMEAVNGGRDLHVSVTMPSIEVGTVGGGTQLASQSACLNLLGVKGANKEWAGSNARQLAKVVAAAVLAGELSLMSAIAAGQLVKSHMKYNRSNKDISAKS